The sequence CCGCCGGGGCGCTCGATGCCGCCGATATCAATCACGACGGACGCCTCGACGTGCTCGGCCTGTCCCATCCGGGCGAATGGAAGCAGGCGGGCGCGCCGACGGAGATCTACTGGTACGAGAACCCGGCGCCAGCCGGCGATCCGGCCATCGACGCCTGGACGCCCCATCGCATCGGCTCGGTGCCCGCCTTCGTCAAGGACCTCAAACTCACCGACTTCAACGGCGACGGCAAGGTCGATCTCGTGGCCATTACGTTCGTGGGCAACCGGTTCCACGTCTTCCGCCAGGATTCGCCGACGACCTGGACGAAAGTGCAGGATTTCGCCATCCCGAATCTCCACGAGGGGCTGGACGTGGGCGATATCACCGGCAACGGCCTGCCCGACGTCGCGACGAACGGCTACTGGGTCGAGAACCCCGGCGGCGACCTGACCGGCGCGTGGATTGTGCGCTCGATCGACGAGAAATGGCACAACCAGACCGGCGACTGGTCGCGCAACGCGACGAAGGTGTTCTGCCGCGACATCACCGGCGACGGCCGGGCCGAGGTCTTCCTCTCGCACTCCGAGCGGGCTGGCTATCCCGTCGCGTGGTACCACGCCGAGGACCCGCGTCAAGGCCCCTGGACCGAGCACGTCATCACCGACAAGCTCGTCGCGGTCCACACGCTGCAAGTCTTCGACTTCGACGGTGACGGGCGCTATGATGTGCTCACCGGCATGAACATGAGCCGGGCTCAGGCGCTGGGCGCCACGACGTTCCCCGCGATCGTCTTCCGCAATCGCGGCGACAACCTCGCGTGGGACGAGATCCTCCTGAGCGACGACGGAATCTACAACGGCCAAGTCGGCGACCTCCAGGGCGACGGGCGTCTCGACATCTTCCGCCTTCCCACCCACGACGCCACAGTCTTCGAGGTCCTGGTCAACACCTCGCGCCCGTTGCGGAATCGCTGACCATCCTGCAGCAGACGGCTGACCCGACCTCCCGCCCTCGTCCGCTCGCAGGTTTGTTTGGAGCGAGGGGTACGATTTGTTAAGATAGAGAGGCATGTAGGCTCAGTTGCCGTCAGGACGTGACGTCGCTTTGGATCCGACACAGAAGGAGCCCATCGATGAAACCACGGTCGATTCTTGCCTCGATACCCCTCCGGACACTCTTGATTCTCCTTGCATGTGCAACTGTCCCCGACGTAGTACTCGCACAGGACCCGCCAAAGAGCTGTCAGGAAACGACGGAGCGCGTTCTCAAGCCGTTTCTGGATCGCGTCGCGGCCGCCGAGGAGGCGGCGACGCAGTACGAGGAGCAAAACGCCGTGCAGATCAAGAAGATCGAGGAGCAGATCCGGCTGCGGCAGGAATCGCGGAAGGTCTTCGACGAGGCGCAGGCCAAGGAGAACGAGGATTTCGGCAAGCGTATCCAGTGGGGCAACGAGGCGATTGCCGAGGCCCAGGCGGATGTGCAGAAGCGTCTGAGCGAAATGCGGAAGCAGGCGGTGGAGGCGCGGGCCCAGGGGCGCGACGACCACGCGGCGGCGATAGAGGAGTCGGCAGCGAAGCTGGCGGCCGAACTGGCCGCCGGCAAGATCGGTTGGTACAAGAAGGAGCTGAACCGACGCGATACCATTACCGGTTGGCAGGAGTACGTCGCCAAGCAAACGCAGGATCGGGCCCAGCGCATGGGCGCTTACGGCGCGGGGGAGGTCGCCCAGTACATTCGGACGCTCAACTGGCGCGCGACCTGGAAGGACGTGGAAGCGAGCATCGCCAAACAGCAGGAGGACTTGGCCAAGGCTCAGCGACGTGAGTTCGGGTACTATCTGCGGGCGATCAACGCGCGCTTGACGGGCCAGGGAATCGACGATCGCGTGACCACTCGCAAGGATGAACTGGCCGATACGCAAGGGCGGATCGGGGCGGGAACCCTTGCCGTCTACGTCCCCGCATTGGGCGCGCGTATCGACCGCAACGGGGTGCAGAAGATCGTAGGCGAGGCACGGGACGCCTATCGCAAGACGGTCAACGCCTGGTCGGCCAAGACGTATT comes from Anaerobaca lacustris and encodes:
- a CDS encoding FG-GAP repeat domain-containing protein, whose amino-acid sequence is MRHIHIPHPGRPTRILALAAVFLAGVASPSLTQGRVPLTFEARTIETQAVLWWARAPGDVDGDGLLDLLLQDNNGHGGVLCWYRTHDDGTRWTRHRIAEKAPNGGPFAAGALDAADINHDGRLDVLGLSHPGEWKQAGAPTEIYWYENPAPAGDPAIDAWTPHRIGSVPAFVKDLKLTDFNGDGKVDLVAITFVGNRFHVFRQDSPTTWTKVQDFAIPNLHEGLDVGDITGNGLPDVATNGYWVENPGGDLTGAWIVRSIDEKWHNQTGDWSRNATKVFCRDITGDGRAEVFLSHSERAGYPVAWYHAEDPRQGPWTEHVITDKLVAVHTLQVFDFDGDGRYDVLTGMNMSRAQALGATTFPAIVFRNRGDNLAWDEILLSDDGIYNGQVGDLQGDGRLDIFRLPTHDATVFEVLVNTSRPLRNR